In Candidatus Woesearchaeota archaeon, a single window of DNA contains:
- a CDS encoding YdeI/OmpD-associated family protein, with translation MKPGKTLYLTNRNDWRSWIAKNHNKEKEIWLIYYRKSSGKTRIPYNDAVEEALCYGWIDSNLKGIDEEKFAQRFTPRKPKSKLSEMNKERVRRLIEQGKMTSAGLASIAHIFNANQKNKKITIAPDILKTLKQDRKVWKNFQKFPNSYKCIRIGWIETARIRPKIFNQRFKYFLKMTEKNKKYGMVQ, from the coding sequence ATGAAGCCAGGAAAAACATTATATTTGACCAACAGAAACGATTGGCGCTCATGGATTGCTAAAAATCATAATAAAGAAAAAGAAATTTGGCTAATCTACTATAGAAAATCATCCGGCAAAACAAGGATACCATACAACGATGCTGTTGAAGAAGCACTCTGCTATGGGTGGATAGACAGCAATCTCAAAGGTATTGATGAAGAAAAATTTGCCCAAAGATTTACTCCGAGAAAACCGAAAAGTAAGCTTTCAGAAATGAATAAGGAACGTGTTCGCCGCCTTATAGAACAAGGTAAAATGACTTCCGCTGGTCTTGCTTCCATAGCACACATATTTAATGCAAACCAAAAAAATAAAAAAATAACAATTGCTCCCGATATTTTGAAAACTCTTAAACAAGACAGAAAAGTTTGGAAAAACTTCCAGAAATTTCCTAATTCATACAAATGTATTCGTATCGGTTGGATAGAAACCGCCAGAATTCGTCCGAAAATTTTTAATCAGAGATTTAAATATTTTCTCAAGATGACAGAAAAGAATAAAAAATATGGGATGGTGCAGTAA